The Streptomyces racemochromogenes DNA segment ACGCCACGGGTACGGCCAGTTCCCGGGCCACCTCGGCGATGCCGGCCACGGCCACCCCGTCGGTCTCGGCGACCGAGAAGGCCCGCCCGAACGACCCGCGCCGGAACGTCCAGCCGAGAACCGCGCGGTAGAAGGCCTCGGAGGCGGCCAGGTCCCGCGCCGCCAGACTGATCCAGCACGGCGCACCCGAGAACTCCGCCGGCACCAGGGCCATGGTCTCCTCCTTCAGTCCCGGACGACGCGGAGCGGCAGCGGAACGGCATCCCGCGCCGCGGTCCGGCGCCTGCCCGCGGAGCCGCGGCCCATGCGTGTCGGTGGCGGAGCGGGAGGCGTCAGGCGGCCCGCTGGGGCTGCCTGAGCTCTGCCTGGCCGAAGAGGAGCGCGTAGCCGTCGGGAAGCTGCCGGAGGATCCGGGCGAGGAGGTCGGGACCGGTGAGCCGGGTCACGACGCCGAGGACGGCGCCGGTGTCCCAGCGGGCGATGGCCGGGCTGGTGGCGCCCCGGGTGGCCATGTCCTTGATGAAGGCCCAGCCCGTGAGCCGTTCGGTGTCGGGGACCTGAGCGGTCAGGGCGCGGGCGGCCTCGACGGGCAGGCACCGCGCGAGGTCGACGCGTTCGTCCCCGACGAGCTGTCGTCCGAGGGCGGCGAGGACGGTACGGACGGCTTCCTCGGCGCGTTCACGGGTGGGATACGCGCCTTCGTAGCGCACGCGTTCCAGCATGTGCTCGAACGTCATGGCGGGCTGGGCCGGGTTCGCTCGATGCCGGTCGAACATGGTGGTGCGGTTGCCTTTCTCTTCGAGGGTCGGTCCTCGGCCGGCGTCAGGTGGGCTGGGGGTGGCCGAAGAGGAGGTCGTAGCCGGGCGGGAGCTGGAGCAGGGCTTCGCGGGTGAGGACGTCCCCGGCCGCCGCGGCCACGGTGGACAGGACGGCGCCGATGTCCCACAGGGCCGTCTTCTCGGTGGCGCCCTCGATCCAGGCCGCGGTCGCGCGGACGAAGCGTTCGGGCGAGAGCGGCTCGGCGGCCTGGAGGGGGTTGAGGAGGATCAGGGCGTAGGTCTCGGGAAGGCGGGCGGCGAGTGAGGCCCGTACGGCTCCGACCAGGTGGGCGCCCAGCAGGGCCAGGACGACGCGGGCCGCCCGTTCGGCTTCCTCCCGGGTCTCGTACTCGCCGCGTTCCTGGACGTGGTCCAGGAAGGCTTCCCTGCGCATCGACATCTCACGTCACCTCCAGGGGAGGGCGGAAGGGGGAGGGCGCGGAGGACCGGGTACCGGAGGGGGATCGGGTTCCCCGTCCTCCGCCGCTGGTGCCGGGTGGCTTGCGGGCCGGTCAGCCGGAGATCTGCTTGCGGCCGGACTCCCCGCCGATGGCGATCTTGCGCGGCTTGGCGCGCTCGGCGATCGGGATCCGCAGGGTGAGGACGCCCGCGTCGTAGTGGGCTTCGATGTGCTCGGTGTCGAGGGTGTCGGCCAGCATGACCTGGCGGGAGAAGACGCCGAGGGGCCGCTCGGAGAGCTCCATCTGCACGCCGTCGGACTTCTCCGCGGGCCGGCGCTCGGCCTTCACCGTCAGCATGTTCCGCTCGACGTCGATGTCGATCGCCTCGGTGCTCACACCGGGGAGGTCGAAGGCGATCACGTACGCGTCACCCTGACGGTAGGCGTCCATCGGCATCACGGACGGCTTCGACCACGTGCCCGACGAGCCCGAGAGCTGCTGGACGATGCGGTCCATCTCGCGGAACGGGTCGGTGCGCATCAGCATCGCGAAACACCTCCAGTTGGTTCAGGCAGGAACTGCCCATGCGCTTCAACGTGCTCCCGTTGTAACATGTCATCGAAACGATGACAAGCAAGAAGTCATCTGGAGGATGACAGATCACGGAGACCGTCATGAACGAGGCCGCAGAGCCGACCGCACCCGTCACCTTCCTGGCCGCCGCCGCGGCACTGGAGACCATCAACCAGGCCGTCCGGGAAGCGCAGCAGGCCTCCACGGGCACATCGGCGGCGCCGCCGGCGGCGGGCGAGGGCCCCCACCCGGCGCTGGCCGCCCTGCTGATGCTGCGCGAGGTCCGCGAGCAGCTGGGAGGCTGGGAAACCGGCCTGATCGAAACCGCCCGCAGCGAGGGCGCCAGCTGGGCCGACCTCGCCGGCCCCCTCGGTGTCGCCAGCCGCCAGGCCGCCGAGCGCCGCTACCTGCGTCTGCGGCCGGGGAAGGCCGGGAGCACGGGCGAGGAGCGCGTCCAGGCCACCCGCGACGCCCGCGCCGCCGACCGCAGCGTGGACGCCTGGGCCCGCGACAACGCCGCCGACCTGCGCCGGCTCGCCGGCCAGGTCACCGCGCTCACCGGCCTCGCCGACGACGCCGAGCGCGCCATCGGCGACCTGAACCAGGCCCTCGCGCACAACGACACCGCCCGCCTCGTCGGCCCCCTGGCCGGCACCCGCGCCCACCTGCGGCCGGAGGACGCCGAGCTGGCCGAGCGCATCGACGCCATGACCCGGCACGCCGACCGGCTCCGCCGGGACACCCGCGGTCAGCGCGGCACGTGACCCGTCCCCCCGGCGTCCGGAGGGGGCACGTTCGTGGCGGGGGTGGTGTGCTGCCCGACCGGACGCGTCCGCCGACCGCCTCGCGGTCGGCCGTGGGCGGGCGTGCTCGCCTCAGGCCTGCTGCGGGGGCGTGCCGGCTTCGGCGGCGCGGCGGTACTCGGCGTTGATGCGCTGGGCCTCTTCGAGCTGGTCCTCGAGGATGATGATGCGGCAGGCGGCCTCGATCGGGGTGCCCTGGTCGACGAGTTCGCGGGCGCGGGCCGCGATGCGGAGCTGGTAGCGGGAGTAGCGGCGGTGACCGCCCTCGGAGCGCAGCGGAGTGATCAGGCGGGCCTCGCCGATGGCGCGGAGGAAGCCCTGCGTGGTGCCGATCATCTCGGCGGCGCGGCCCATGGTGTAGGCGGGGTAGTCGTCGTCGTCGAGACGGTCGTACGAGTCGTCAGCTGTCATTTGCACCTCTCCGTGAAACGCATAGAGGGGCCCTGGTGCCAGTACTGGCACCAGGGCCCTGAAGGAACTACTACACCACCTGCCGGCCCTGATGAAGCGCCGGCCTTCTGTGTCCGCACACCCGGCCCGGTGACTGCCGTCGGTGCGGGGATCGCAGCTGCTTGACCGAAGACCACCTCGCTATCGATGTCCTGCGGTACCCGGACTCGAAACTTCCGCCCGGGCGATCCTGATG contains these protein-coding regions:
- a CDS encoding DUF2267 domain-containing protein; the encoded protein is MFDRHRANPAQPAMTFEHMLERVRYEGAYPTRERAEEAVRTVLAALGRQLVGDERVDLARCLPVEAARALTAQVPDTERLTGWAFIKDMATRGATSPAIARWDTGAVLGVVTRLTGPDLLARILRQLPDGYALLFGQAELRQPQRAA
- a CDS encoding Hsp20/alpha crystallin family protein; the protein is MLMRTDPFREMDRIVQQLSGSSGTWSKPSVMPMDAYRQGDAYVIAFDLPGVSTEAIDIDVERNMLTVKAERRPAEKSDGVQMELSERPLGVFSRQVMLADTLDTEHIEAHYDAGVLTLRIPIAERAKPRKIAIGGESGRKQISG
- a CDS encoding DUF2267 domain-containing protein, giving the protein MSMRREAFLDHVQERGEYETREEAERAARVVLALLGAHLVGAVRASLAARLPETYALILLNPLQAAEPLSPERFVRATAAWIEGATEKTALWDIGAVLSTVAAAAGDVLTREALLQLPPGYDLLFGHPQPT
- a CDS encoding HSP18 transcriptional regulator; this translates as MNEAAEPTAPVTFLAAAAALETINQAVREAQQASTGTSAAPPAAGEGPHPALAALLMLREVREQLGGWETGLIETARSEGASWADLAGPLGVASRQAAERRYLRLRPGKAGSTGEERVQATRDARAADRSVDAWARDNAADLRRLAGQVTALTGLADDAERAIGDLNQALAHNDTARLVGPLAGTRAHLRPEDAELAERIDAMTRHADRLRRDTRGQRGT
- a CDS encoding MerR family transcriptional regulator, whose translation is MTADDSYDRLDDDDYPAYTMGRAAEMIGTTQGFLRAIGEARLITPLRSEGGHRRYSRYQLRIAARARELVDQGTPIEAACRIIILEDQLEEAQRINAEYRRAAEAGTPPQQA